The genomic segment CTCCACAAGAGTACGACAGAAAGGCCATCCACCACCCATCCCATCCCATGAGGCTGACCGCCCTTGGGCCCCCAAACCACCCCTAAAATAAGACCAAAACCCTAGGCCCGACAGAGAAGCCCCAAAGCAATACACCTCTCCCGAAACATGCAAAGGAACTGCCCACCCAGAAATACCTAAAATAAAGTCTGTGCAGACTATGAAAAGACCGACGGCTCTGCCCACCCCCTCTGTAAACCCCGGGGGGTGGTGGTCCTCCACCAGGTTGTCCCAGGCAGGGCGGCTGGCTTCCCAAGGCCAGCTGCAGTGATGGCTAAGAAAGGCGGTCCTTGCTGGCACCGGGGAAACTGCCTTTTCTTCAGTTGGCCCTGGGACAGCCTGAGCTCACAGGGGATGCGTCTGAGCCCCAGGGCCAGTGGTGTCTCTGACCACACCCACCCGTGGCAGGTGGCAGTAATCCCTGGGAAACTAGAGTAATTCACGAACACAGATTAGGATGATACAAGTGCTACCTCCGGGGGCAACATGCCAGCAGCTGAAACCAGGCTAAGCAGAAGCAGGGCACAGGAGGCCCCCACAACCACATATTTTCCAGATTTGCAGCCAAGGCACAAAATAGGGTTTCCCACACGGCCTGTCCCAAATGGCGCCAAGTCCGTCAGCAAAGCCCCCAAGGTGCACATGTGGGGCTCAGCTTTCTTGCCTCTGGTCCCAGGCTTCCCCTGCCCATTCCCCTCCCTGCTTATTGTGggcacccctccctgccccagacccTTTCAGCTGGGGGACAGCCTGGAGGGGTGCATCTTTGAGGTCACACATTCTACAGGTTTAATGttgtcctcccccaccccctcccattttccctttccctttgtctTATCTCGCAGCTCACCCACACTAAGGCTGGAAGGACCCACGGCCCCCATTAGTTCTTCTTCTCTAGGTAGTTGGAGGGCACCCAGCCTTTGAAGGGCTTCACCCCATCCAGGATCTGGCAGTACCACCAGCCATTGGGGTTCCTCTCCAGGACCTCCATGGACACGCCCTCCTGAAAGCCCGCTGTCTCCTCATCCCCCTCGTAGTCTGCGATCGAGACGTACACATCTTTGAGGTTGTTGTGGATGAACTGGGACTTCTCAATGGGCTTGGGGCGCACGGGGGACACGGGGATGCCGTTGCGCTGGGTGGGCAGGATAGGGGTGTCTGAGCCCTGGCTGGCGGCCCGTTCGGCCAGGCGGCCCTTGGCCTCTGCAGCTGCTGAGCGGGCAGTGCTGAAGGAGGAGTTCCGGCGGACGCCTCGCAGGCTGTCGGTGGCTGTCAGCGACTCGTTCCTCCGTAGGGCACAGGACAGGTTGCTGTCCTTGGGTGGTGGGGACACAAACACCGACTGGGGCCTCACTGCCACCTGCCGCACACCATTCCTCATCTTCACCGCCCCGGCACCCGAGGTCTTGACAAAGCCCCCAGGAGGCTTGGAGGGGATGGGTGGTGTGGCCCTCTTATTTTGGTTGACGGTGTTCAGCGCTTGGACCCGCTTCTCGATCTTTTCCAGGCTGTCTGACTTGCCCTCATTCTGCTTGCTCCTGGCAGTTACTGTATCCAGCTCTTTGCCTGGGGGGTCGGGTTGCTCGTTTTCGCCAAGCACCAAGTAGTGGGAgggggcccagccctccagctctcCAAACCTCACATACCACCAGCCGCTTTCCAGCTTCTCAAGCACCTGCACCTCCACGCCTGCGGGGAAGCTGATCTCTGAGTCCTGGACCTTCTGGTAGGCACTACATGTCGTGTAGGAGGTGGCCTGCCCTTCCTGCCCCTTCTTGGTGGAACACGACGGGGTGGCAGCTGGGAGGGTGATGAGGTCGGCCGAGCCTCTCCTGGACCCCTCACTGGGGCCCTCGAAGGCTGTCTGGGGGGGCAGTTCCGAATCTTCGCTCTTGGAGCCCTTGAGGCCACCCCGGAGCTGACCCGTGGGCCTCAGCTGGCGCCGTAAAGTGCTGATATCCATCTTCTCTTGACTCTGGGACTCTGCGCGGTTCAGGAAGGGCTTGGGCCGAACTGATGGCTTGGCCCGGGCACAGGAGGTCAGCCCAGCCTTCAGGTCAGTGTCCTTCTTCACCCCAACCTTAGGAGTGCCGCGGATTCCCGCATCCGAGGCAGAACGGGGCTTCAGGTCCCCACTGTTCTTGGAcaaggatgaggaggaagaggaggaggaggaggaacaggtGGTGTTGATGGTGATGGATGAAGAAAAGGAGGCTGAGGAGTGGTTCTTCCCCAATTCTGCCTGGGCATTCTTCTCTGCTTTGAGCTTTAGGAGTGATGACGATTTGGGGGAGCCTGATTTGGGGGAGTTTTTCCTGGCAAGGGACAGCGGGGAGCCGCCTGGAGAGTCACTGTCACGGGAGGAGCGTCTGGCTGATAGGGCATCCTCTGCACACGGCCGGAAGCCCTCGTTCTCATAGATGGTCTCTTCCTCCAGGGCCACGTCCTCAGCAGACCCACCCACCTTGAAGTGGGCACGCTGCAACGAGGAGGCGGGCGAGGGCCTGTGGGGCTGGGCTGGCCGCCTGTCCCCCGAGCCACCATCTTCTGCAGGCTCCTCGCTCAGCTCTGGCTCTGAGTCAAAGCCAAAGGCAGGGATGTCATACTCAGGCTCCTCGTACTTGAACCTCAGCGGAGACTCCTGGCTCTCGCCAGCGCCCACTGGACCCTCCTCGGCCTCCTTGGGCTTGCTGGGTGGCGCCGGCGGGGGCACCTTGGGCCGTGTTAGGGTGCTCGTGCGGCGGCTCAGGTTGGGCTTCTTGCGCTTATCAATGTACGACGCCGGGGCCCAGCCCTCCTTCTCACCGATCTGCACATACCACCAGCCACCTGAGTTCTTGTCGATGACCTAGGGAGAAGGGGCGGACAGGCCAGTGAGCTGGGAGGATCGCTGTGGCCCTAAGATGTGCTAGGCTAGGAGCTTCATACTTTGGCTCTAGGAGacattatctccatttcacagatgagcaaactgagctGGGACCTAAATTAGTAAGTGATGGGTTCTATCATCTCCTGGATGGGGAGAGCTCCCACTCTCCAAGGGCCACCCTCCAGCTCCTCCAAGTCAACACCCTGGTCAAGCTAGTCTTCATTACAGATCCTCACTTCTCCTCCTGCTGAGCTAATACACTTAGAAGATACACTGTTCCCAGTCCCTACAAAACCCAACTCGCCATGGACCCATGTGTACAAAAGACTGCCATTCTACCACTGCCATCCTTGTTTCACTCCCATATTGCTAGGTCCTCCCTCAGTGACCCCGGAAAGGGTCTCTCAGGTCAGAAGAGAACAGGAGGGTGCAGGTGAGTGGAACTGGGAGGTAAGGCCTAAGGCCAGAGCCTCTCTGGTTTGCCCACTGCCTGTGGTTACTTCATAACATGTGGGATCCCACTGAAATCCCACTAGCTGAAGAAATTTCTTTGGAATGGTTTCCAGTGGAATGGAAAGCTTTCAGTCATTTCCATGTTAGTATAAACTAGTTCAAGGAGCTGCCTTCTTAACTTCAATTTGAGATTGGCTAAAGGCTATGAGTGTGGTTGCTGGTTGTTCTGAGGTCCATTTGGGTTAGGGAACATAAATGGAAGATGCAGTTGGCCCTCCATGGTGGCAGGTTGTATATCCATGGATACGGAGGGCTGACTGAATTGTGCCATCTTATATAAGGATCTTGAGCATCCCGGGATTTTGGTAACTCTTGGGGATCATGGAACCAATTCCCcacagataccaagggacaactgtaatTTTGGACTGTGGAACATTCCTAGAGGAAGAGGTcccagggaggagaagggaagcACAAAAACATTAGCACTGGGGGAAGTGGGGCGAAGGAGGGAGGATAGAAAGAGACTACCAAAGGCAAGCCCTGTGTGAGGCCAGCCCTCTGCAGCCCCCATCCTTCCTTTTGTCCTATATTCCATCCTTCGCTCTGCCCACTCCGTACTCAAAATTTATGCCTGGGTGGATCCTCAGTATGAGATTTCTCTTATATTATGAGCTTTGTAGGCTCTTCTGGAAGCATAAGCACCATGGAGAGAATGATTTCTCCTGAAAATCTGGTTCTAAGTTCCAGACATGTGCTGTAACACATTCACACTAGGAATCACCCACTTCACTAGACAGAGACTGCCCAATTACTTGTCTGACAGTTTTACAGGTATTAATAGGATTTAGCTCCATCACCACACAGAGCCACTCAGGAGAAATGACTGAGTCACAGATCTTCTCTGGTcccaggaatgccatgttcagTGCCAGCCACAAAGCAGAGTTTCAGAAATGCTAGGATATGGGCCGGGAGGGAGCATGACAGGGTCTGTCACTCCATTTGCAGAGAGAAATGATCAAAGCCTGGGGGAGAAGCGACTGCATCAGATGTCAGAGGGGCCTGTGGTGTGGACGTAGCCAGAAGCCAGGTCCTCAGTATCTTACTCCGGCTGCCTGGACCACATTCTTCCAACAACAGTGCTTCCTACTGTGGGTTTTGCGGAATTCTGGCCCCCAGGTGCACCTGGGAGAGGATGTCTAGGCAAAGCTGCCTTTTCTGGTCCCCTCTTGGAGACACATAGTGACATCCCCATATCACAGGCTCTGAGAAGTTATGCAATTCAAACAACAAAACCGGTTGGATTTTGTTTAACTCACTGTCTTCAGAACTCATTCGATCCCAGAAGCCCTTTGTTTCAAGGCACCCCAGCACAAGCTCCTGTAATGCTTTGGGAAACGCTGCTgtgagggagctgggtggagacaCGAGCCAGGGGCTCTAGTCCTGGCCGTAGCACTGACTGGCTTTAGGCAAATTTTCATCCCTGCAGGGTCTTGTTTCTACACCTTTCCTGCCTGCCCTCACTCAGGCAGGCGAGAATTCTACCACTGAATCACCCATGCTGCCCTCACTCAGGAATGTTGCCAACAAGACATAAATGGGGAACATGGCAGGTCTTTAACCAGCCTGAGTTATAACCCTTCCCCTCATGGCCCAAGGCTCACCTCCGCCTTCTGTCCACCCCGAAAGCTGATCCCATCAGAAATGCACGACTGGAATTCGGCAATGGTGTAGTACTCGACCTCAACAGAAGGGGGCTCTGGTGGCTTCGGCAGCTGGAACCCCTAAGGCAGAGAAAACAGTGAGCAAGACCCATCCGGTCAAATCCATAATAGAGGCAACTGTGGCGGTTACACCATCTGGACAGCAGTGGACTCAAGTCtcaggctgtctccccaagagaTCTCTTTCCTGACCAGGCTCTCTAAGAATCAATCCCTAGGAGTCACTTGAATCAATTGTCTGAACTATCAAAATGATCATCTAGTTATAAATTTCCTTCCTTATATCCTTTGGAGTCCAATTTTCAGAAGCTGCAACAGCCAGGTCCCAAAATGAAAGTTAAGAAGCTGAGAAATTGTTGTAAGAAAGCCCATGCACACTGTCACACTGTCCCCTGGAAGTGTAGAGTTACGTCCTTGAGTCTCAGGTGAAGTGCCACCGGGGTGACACCTGGCTGCAGAGGTGGGATGGGTGTAAGGGTCATGGGGTTGGTGAGAAGATCCCTTGGTCTGTCATCATGATGATGTCAAGTGGTCAGGCAAGCACAGAATAAAGCTCCGGATCCTttgccctggggtggggtggaacGTGCTGGGAAGCCTAAATGTTTCCTAGAAGCTGGTACATCAGTATCTAAGCCTGACATGTGGGGACGTTGTAAGCCTCAGTCACCCATGTTACAAATGTTTGTTGTGTGTCTACTGGGTGCCAGGCCCTGGTCCAAGGCACCAGGCATCCAAGAGTGAACCAAAAGGACAGCCCCCTTGTCCTTGTGGAGAGGACATTCCAGCTTCAGCCCGTCTCTACTCTGGTGAACACGGACTTGGTGCCTCCCCATTACTCCCAGTATGTCCCGgtatcagttaaaacaaaacaatttttattaaaaagggaGGCTAGAGAGGGGAAAGCAGCTGTAGTGTAGCAGGAAGACCTCAAAAGACCTCTGCCTTGCAGCTAGACACACATGGGCTCCAGTCCCAGCTCAGCAATTCACCAGCTGCATGGCCCTGTGTAAGGCCCCTGACCTCTCCGagactcagtctcctcatctctaaaatggaactAACAACAGGGTCATGAAGAGGACCACTGAGATAATGAACATATCTTCTGGTCGAGCCAGGGGTATAAGAAGAGCTCCATAAATAGAAGCCAGAGCTGAATCCTCTTCCTGATACACTATACTATTCCTCTTAACCTGTCTCGTCCTTCAAGGCTCAGCATGTTCTAATCCTGCCAGTCACAGCTGGGTCGCCTTGGGTCAGAGTGAGTGAAGGGTGAGGGGAAGCTGGTTTTGAGGGACCAGATATGATCCGGTCAACTTTCCCCACCTGGTGCCTGGCCCTGCAGCCGTGCACGTGTGCAGGTGaggcccaggtcccagcctggccGGGACCCCCAGCCAGTGAGAGGCAGCCCTGCCTGGCTGGAACGAACAGCTCTGCCTCAGCAAGCCTTGCTTTTGGGAGGCGTGGAAGGTACTACCCCATTCTTGCCAAAATCAAGTCTGTCTCAAAATAATCAGCTGGGGCTGAGAGAGATGGGAGGAAAGAACCCTCCAATCAGCTGTGTCAAACGCGACAGGGAACAAGACAGGAACTCCACTCAGGCTGATGGCCAAGGCAAGGATGTTCGCATGTCCAGGGGCCAAATCTTCAAAAAATCCCATTTACTGAAGGCCCACTCTTCCAGTGACGGCAGTTGTCCCCCTCTCCCAAGCGGATGTCACTGACCACAGTAAGTGTTGTTAAGCCCAGATGTGACTTCGAATCCTTGTTCATACACAGTGCACAGAGAGCTGACACAGGAAGTGGAAAGCTGATGGCCAGCCCTCTGCACACAGCGTCTCATCTCATCcttacagcagccctgggagatgGCTGGCACTGTCCTCAACtcataaataaggaaactgagggttGTGGAGAGCAAACAACTTGCCCAGGCGCTTGCTGTTCCTAAGTGTCAGAAGTGGAATATGAATCCGTGCCTAGCAGGCTCGAAGCCCCGTTCTTTCCACTACATCCCACTGCCCTGGGTAACAGGTTCTCAGTTCTAGGGCTCTCGGCCCGTCACCAGCATCACTGCTGCCCCGAGCCCCAGCACCCTGAGTGCACATCTGCCTCCCTGATGGTCTGGATGCCAGGAAATCACCCACAGGAGCCAGGGTTCCCAGCAGCACTGAGCCTCTTTGAGCTTCAGCATAAGACAGTCCCTGCCATTTACCACCCTTCTCCCCTGAGTCTGAGCCCtggtctgccctctgccctcccaggcTCTGGCATCCACCACAATCCATCAGATACTCCCAAGCAAGGAAGGCAAAGCTGAAAGGCTTCCAGGCTCTCATGGACAGCAGCCCcacttccagcccctggcaatgcCCTGGCCGGACACTCTCGCCAGCCAGTCTAAATGTTTATGTCTGCCAGTGTGGTGGCGGGATGGATTTATTTAGCTTTGGAGTGCAGTGTGTTTTTGATTACAAACTGTCCAGCTAGGCCGCAGAGAGGCTGGGATCCTCaggcttccctccctgcccccagccccatgaAGCTGGAAGCCTCAGCCTGGCCCTGGGGAAGCTCTGGGCTAACAGGCTCTGCAGTGGGACAGCCAGTTAATGGGGGCTGCTACCATGCCCCCAACGCCAGAAAAGgaacaagggagaaaaaaaaatcaacacacatACCAGACTGGACTCTCTGCGAGGTGGAGGCCTTGTCCTTAGGTTTGGGGAGCCTAGCAGAAGAAACAGGGCTTCAGAAATCCCAGCCAGACAACAgtgccttccccacctcccctgggTGTGGCCGCCTCCTGACCCTCCTGACCCTGGAAAGTTCCTGCTTTTGTCCTGCATTTATGAAGAACTCATGCTCTCAGCCACTACCAGCACTACACGTGGGCTCCTTCAGTGGGAAGCCACAGACCTTTAAGCTTCCTTGGCTATGTTTCAAGGGGATCCATGAACCCTCTAAAATGATGTGCACATTTGAAAATGTATGAACATAGAGAGGCATTTTTCAGGGGAAAGGGGAGATAACTTTATCGGATTCTCAGAGTTAGGAGGAGAGACCATGTCTATTTCTTGTTCCCTACTGAATCCTTAGAAGCTAGCACAGTGCCAGGTAAGAGAGGGCACCCAAAAAACATTTCCCAAGTGATACTCAAAAGGTTTCAGGCACAGAGCTAACTTAACCAAGTTTAGGACTAAACTTAAAAACAGCTTTCCTCCAGATTTTAAGGGAAGCTGGTCTCTCGTAACAGATTAACCCTCAACCATAGGCATCATTGTGCCAGAGATGCTAGAGAATTGGAGGGACCAGCAGCTGGTTTCTCCTGTAAGAAAGGAGACTCATGAAGAATGCCACTTAAAACTGCTCGTGGAAAGATGTACAGTCACCCTTTCAAGTCTTTTAGGTTTCCAGTAACTGGTGGAAGGAGACAGGGAAGGATGGGTAAGGTTCAGCAAGATGTTCCAGCAGCTGTCACTCAGAAGGCAGCCTTGTGTCGAGGGCCCCCACTGCACAGCCCGGGCAACTACACTTCTCTGCAAAGTGACCCTTCCTGGCTCTCTGCTAGAGGAGGAGGGAATGCTACCAGGTTACATACTCATGTAATATCTCTTCGGTAGAGGAGTTGGAGGGAACTGCCTTGTACACTCTTCTAATTAGCATGGGATAAGTTGACAGAGTGAGGCTGGGGTCAAAGGTCTGTCTGCATCTCaggaagaaaatgatacaagGAGCATGCACCCTGCTCTGGCTTTTCTTGTATCTCATGCTCCCTCTCTAAAGAGCAGTGCCGTGAGGACCCAGGGGTCAGAGAGACTCTTACTGATCTGGGCCCTCTGAGGGGCAATCCTGGCCACGGCTGGGGAGCCCTGGGCCAGCTTGGAGACGGTCCTCTCAGGGACACCCAGGGCGCTGCCGTTGGAGGCGTTGCAGAGGATGGGCAGGCTGATCTCCTTCTTGGCAATGGGGGCTTCTGGGCCCTCGCCTTCGGTGGGGGGTGCCTCCTTGTCGCTGGACGCCTTCTTGTTCAGCAGGTTGCTGATCTCCATGATGTTCCCGATGATCTCCACTGGGCCTGCCAGGTTCTTCTTCCGCGCTGGCAGGTCGTCCTTGGCTTTCTTCAGGTACGACGCTGGCGCCCAGCCCTCTTTGCCCAGGTATCTGCGGGGAGGAGTGGGACACAGCGTCCTGAGAGCCCCCCTGCTAGGCCCCAGGCTCTATCTGGCCTTGCCCAGCTGAGCCTTCTCTGCCATGCTCTGCAAGACACTTGGCAAAGCCATGACTCTGGACAGAACTGGAACTGAGGGCAGGTGGAAAAGACACCAGAACACCATTTCTCCCTCTTTACCTCCTGTTCTTTGCCTGATCTCCCTTACTGTGGGTTCCTGTCATTTGCAAAGACAGGTAAGCATGGGACCTTGGGATGAGAAGACTGCACAAATTTGGGGTTGCCCAAAAGGTAGGCTTTGCAATGGCCTGCTACCTCACCACAGCAGAGGGCaattttagagataagaaaagAGAAGGTGTATAGAGTTAAATGCCCAGTCAAAAAAGGAAGTACATTCAGACAGGTGAAGAGGTAGCAAAAGTGAATTAGGAAACCTGAGTCCTGGTTGACAGTACCTTGGACAAGTCCCTACAAGTCAAGtttttcctcttctgcaaaatgcTGGGATAGAGTAGCTGCAAATGTTCATCCAGAAGGACAGACATATTGCGACCAACGAGGAAGATGTCTATGAAGGAAAGTGAGTGAGTGTGGAAAGCACTGGCACTGCTGCAGGAGGAGCAATCGGGTCAAGTTCACAGAACAAGTTCATACACAGATCAATGTTTCAAAGTAGTGGGGTAAGGACGGATTATTCAGTGAGTGATCTGGGGACAACTGAAGATCCAGGTAGGAAAAACAAGTGAAACTCTGGCCTCACAACTGTgtagcaaaattaaaaatgcaaggCATGAGTATCTGCTTCATCTTGGGGGTTGAGAAAATCCTTCTAAATGGAACTCCAAAAGcagaaaccataaaggaaaagaccAAATaaagcacatgactggataaaatTAAAGCCTTTGGtatggcaaaacaaaaacaaaatggaacaaaacaaaacaaaatgaaaacaaaaccaaaacccataAATAAGAGCAAAAGGCAAATGACAGGGCTGACTTAATTTTAGGGGATTTGCTGACTTCTCAAAACAAgcttttcccctttcccttcaTGGTGTTGAGCTTCGACTTAAACTCACTGGGACCTTACTTCCCGGTCCAGTAATTGCTGGCCAATGCCCCCGAGTCTGGAGTGCGATGTCCTCGCCTGCTCCCAGAGCTACATCTACATCTGTCTCTCTGGAATGGCTCCTCTATCCCAGCTGTCAGACagtcccctctcccctgcctctcTGGGCTGACCTTGTTTTGGGGGGCTCATCAGGTGGGAGAAAAAGCAACGTGAAAGTTAAAGTTTCTAACGTGTCTGAGTTTTGCTGGAAAGCTCAGGTAGGAGGTGGCTTCTCATGTTCATTTCACATGAATGTGCAGGCAGGCTGATTCAAGCTTCCTCGTTTGGACCCCTGTTTTGGGTCTTGGAAGGCAGGCATCAGTGAAGAAATGGATGGGAGTCAGGGAGCTGGCAGACAGAAGCACAGAATTTCAGGGGTGGATGGAACCAACTAGTAAAGATGCCTAATCTTACATATGAGCCAACAACCAAGGCTCAGACAGGCAAAGCAAGTAGcagagggtcacacagctagctgtCAGCAGCATCTGGCACTGGTGCCCTTCATCTTGGAGAAAAGATGAAGATGAGCCTGAGGACCACTGCAGGTGCTTTTCTATGAGTGCATGGTGCAGAGATGGGGGGCGGGGCTCACAAGAGTGATGGTCAGGACTGCTCCCATTTCAAACCCCGATGTGCTCCTTTGGTGTTACATGGATAAAATtagattccaggcagagagatgcAAGGGAATCAGGAGCGGCTGTGTGTGTTTGGGTCCAAGTCTGCTCACATCTGCTTTCCAGCTCTGGAGCACAGAATGACTCCAGAGGGAAGCGAACTGGAAAAGGAGgatggagggaaagggagggtgtgtgtgggggtgggtggtTGGGGGGGGAGAAAGACAGGAAATAAGGATCAACACGGAGCCTGGGATGCTGGGAAATGGCATTTTTAAGGGGGTGTCTGGCAGCCTTCTTAAGGTGGAATCTTTTTAGTTGGGTTCTATCAGTTGAAGCTCCTACTGGCTAAAAGGCTAAGCTGTGGGGACAAGAGGTGACTAGAAGAGCCAGCTCAGAGTGCTTCTGTTGGTCATTTTAGAAAATCAAAAAATCCTAGCAGCCTTGTAGATAACCTCTGGGTGAGTGGTTCAGGTTACCAGCCTGCCAGAATGTCCACTGGCCTTCCCACGCAGACTCGTGGTGGCAGGATTTGGGGCTGGGCTCTAGGTTCCATTGCTGAGAGAACACCGAAAGTCTAGGAGCAGTGGATTTGGGCAAACATGTCCAGGTACACAGTCCTGTCCCACCTAACAGGACAGAATGGGACACCTCAGCCCTCCTGACTGCTGTGCATGGAGCCAGGGGCAGGGGTGTCTATGTCCTGCCAGGTCACACTAAGTTTCCATCCCATGTGGCTAACGACCTTCATCCTACCCGTCACCATAAACCAATCTTAATACCCTCACGGTCTGCTGTGGTCTAAGCAAATGTCTTGTGAGTTCCCCTGTCACCTGGGTAGATCCTGTTCCCTCTGACAGCTCAGAACATGCATGTTGCCCACAGTGGTCTGGGGAGGCAGTCCCCACAGCCCACGACAGGGAACTCTGTCATCTAGGTTACAGGCAGAGAAAAGAAACGGCAAAATCATCATAGTTGAGCTGCTTCCAAAGGATCCAAAAACATTTCCTGCGAGCAAGGCCCCCTGGGGGGTGCTGGCTGGTCTGGGAGCCCCAGGGCAGAAGGGTCTGGGGGGAGAGGTGGGTAAAGCCCGCAGGAATTAGTTTGCTTCCAGGAGCGTCAGGAAGCTCCCAACTTCCCTACCCACTCCCCCAAATGGATTTCTCAGCTGGGAAGTGTGACTAGACccgaggagagggaggggcagagcaaGGGGCCTCTGAACCAGGACTGGGATCAGGCCTCACTTCCGCCCCAGCTTTAGCGACCACGTGAGCCAGCCATGCAGAGTGAACGGCCCCAGGCCAGAGCCTGCATCTGGGGCCCCTGGTGCTGAGCCGTGGGCAGCAGGGGCTGTCTGTTGGGACCCCAGCAAGGCTGGTGGACGCCAGCGCTCCAGGCGGCCTGAGATGCAGAGCACGCCAGGCAGCCAAGGCCGGACGCAGAAAACCAAATTCAGATGTGCTGGACCCTCTTGGCAGATGCACGGGAAGGGATTGCACCACTGCCTGCAAGCTGAGCCGGGGCCCCTGTGCCCCACTGGCTGTGGCTCAGGCTTGGCTTTATGTGTCCCGGGAGGGGATCTGCAAGAGGAGTGCTCTCTGTCAGAGCCGTTCAGCTGTGCAGAGCTGAAGCAGCCAAGCAAGGTT from the Vicugna pacos chromosome 11, VicPac4, whole genome shotgun sequence genome contains:
- the SH3PXD2A gene encoding SH3 and PX domain-containing protein 2A isoform X4, encoding MQLLDKFPIEGGQKDPKQRIIPFLPGKILFRRSHIRDVAVKRLKPIDEYCRALVRLPPHISQCDEVFRFFEARPEDVNPPKEDYGSSKRKSGADTNAEPMILEQYVVVSNYKKQENSELSLQAGEVVDVIEKNESGWWFVSTSEEQGWVPATYLEAQNGTRDDSDINTSKTGEVSKRRKAHLRRLDRRWTLGGMVNRQHSREEKYVTVQPYTSQSKDEIGFEKGVTVEVIRKNLEGWWYIRYLGKEGWAPASYLKKAKDDLPARKKNLAGPVEIIGNIMEISNLLNKKASSDKEAPPTEGEGPEAPIAKKEISLPILCNASNGSALGVPERTVSKLAQGSPAVARIAPQRAQISSPNLRTRPPPRRESSLGFQLPKPPEPPSVEVEYYTIAEFQSCISDGISFRGGQKAEVIDKNSGGWWYVQIGEKEGWAPASYIDKRKKPNLSRRTSTLTRPKVPPPAPPSKPKEAEEGPVGAGESQESPLRFKYEEPEYDIPAFGFDSEPELSEEPAEDGGSGDRRPAQPHRPSPASSLQRAHFKVGGSAEDVALEEETIYENEGFRPCAEDALSARRSSRDSDSPGGSPLSLARKNSPKSGSPKSSSLLKLKAEKNAQAELGKNHSSASFSSSITINTTCSSSSSSSSSSLSKNSGDLKPRSASDAGIRGTPKVGVKKDTDLKAGLTSCARAKPSVRPKPFLNRAESQSQEKMDISTLRRQLRPTGQLRGGLKGSKSEDSELPPQTAFEGPSEGSRRGSADLITLPAATPSCSTKKGQEGQATSYTTCSAYQKVQDSEISFPAGVEVQVLEKLESGWWYVRFGELEGWAPSHYLVLGENEQPDPPGKELDTVTARSKQNEGKSDSLEKIEKRVQALNTVNQNKRATPPIPSKPPGGFVKTSGAGAVKMRNGVRQVAVRPQSVFVSPPPKDSNLSCALRRNESLTATDSLRGVRRNSSFSTARSAAAEAKGRLAERAASQGSDTPILPTQRNGIPVSPVRPKPIEKSQFIHNNLKDVYVSIADYEGDEETAGFQEGVSMEVLERNPNGWWYCQILDGVKPFKGWVPSNYLEKKN